A window of the Danio aesculapii chromosome 10, fDanAes4.1, whole genome shotgun sequence genome harbors these coding sequences:
- the LOC130236468 gene encoding trace amine-associated receptor 13c-like: MKGQKGEQNKLLTGGDSLMAYKTEDQETQYCFPDINSSCVKEQHSNYGYNIMYVFFSLLSAWTVFLNLLVIISISHFKKLHTPTNMIILSLAVTDMFVGLIVMPVKAIKLIERCWYFGETFCGLFLIVIGVIFSASLSNLVLIAVDRYVAVCHPLLYPQKITITKMLMSICLSWLYYSAYNTALLIDNGYFDISNRTEVCYGECPVMMRFSWITTDLFMCFIFPCVIMITLYLRIFYVVHQQVKVINSLMKGGKCVTEGSVKRKSESKAALTLGIIVSVYLLCYIPYYICSLTVNSSTAINVLTWTVYANSGLNPLVYALFYPWFKKTVKHILTLKILQSASSLINIFTENEL, translated from the coding sequence ATGAAAGGACAGAAAGGAGAGCAGAACAAACTCCTAACAGGAGGAGACTCACTCATGGCCTATAAGACAGAGGATCAGGAGACTCAATACTGCTTTCCTGACATCAACTCATCATGCGTCAAGGAACAACACTCCAATTATGGATATAATATCATGTATGTGTTCTTTTCACTGCTGTCAGCATGGACTGTGTTTCTGAACCTGCTggtgatcatctccatctctcacttcaaGAAGCTTCACACTCCAACCAACATGATTATTCTCTCTCTGGCTGTAACTGATATGTTTGTTGGACTTATTGTGATGCCTGTGAAGGCCATCAAGCTGATTGAGAGGTGTTGGTACTTTGGAGAAACTTTCTGTGGACTCTTTTTAATAGTAATTGGGGTGATTTTCTCAGCATCTCttagtaatttagttttaattgctGTTGATCGTTATGTGGCTGTGTGTCACCCTTTACTGTACCCACAGAAAATAACCATCACTAAAATGTTAATGAGTATCTGTCTGAGCTGGCTTTACTACTCTGCTTATAACACTGCCCTATTAATTGATAATGGATATTTTGACATTTCAAACAGAACAGAAGTGTGTTATGGTGAGTGTCCAGTCATGATGCGTTTTAGTTGGATCACCACTGATCtgttcatgtgttttatttttccttgTGTTATAATGATAACTTTATATCTGAGGATTTTCTATGTAGTTCATCAGCAAGTGAAGGTTATAAACTCTCTGATGAAGGGTGGTAAATGTGTAACGGAGGGTTCAGTGAAGAGGAAATCTGAGAGTAAAGCTGCTCTGACTTTAGGAATCATTGTGTCAGTTTATCTGCTTTGCTATATCCCATACTATATCTGTTCTCTAACTGTAAACTCTTCCACAGCTATTAATGTTTTGACATGGACTGTGTATGCTAACTCAGGACTGAATCCTCtggtttatgctttattttacccCTGGTTTAAAAAGACAGTTAAACACATCTTAACTCTGAAAATATTACAGTCGGCATCCTCTCTGATCAATATATTTACAGAAAATGAATTGTAA
- the LOC130236557 gene encoding trace amine-associated receptor 13c-like, with protein MKGQKGELNKLLTGGDSLMAYETEDQETQYCFPDINSSCIKEQHSSHRYIITYLFLSLLSAWTVFLNLLVIISISHFKKFHTPTNMIILSLAVADMLIGLIEMPVGAIKLTETCWYFGDTFCVLYLILIGLIFSASLGNLVLIAVDRYVAVCHPLLYPQKITITNMLKSICLSWLYYSAYNTAFVNNNGYFDTSHRTDVCYGECSDMVSFSWIVIDLFMCFIFPCVIMITLYLRIFYVVHQQVKVINSLMKGGKCVTEGSSKRKSESKAALTLGIIVLVYLLCYIPYYICSLSVNSSTAITVLIWVAYANSGVNPLVYALFYPWFKKTVKHILTLKICQSASSLVNIFTENEL; from the coding sequence ATGAAAGGACAGAAAGGAGAGCTGAACAAACTCCTAACAGGAGGAGACTCACTCATGGCCTATGAGACAGAGGATCAGGAGACTCAATACTGCTTTCCTGACATCAACTCATCATGCATCAAGGAACAACACTCCAGTCACCGATATATCATCACATATTTGTTCCTATCACTGCTGTCAGCATGGACTGTGTTTCTCAACCTGCTggtgatcatctccatctctcacttcaaGAAGTTTCACACTCCAACCAACATGATTATTCTCTCTCTGGCTGTTGCTGACATGCTTATTGGCCTTATTGAGATGCCAGTGGGGGCCATCAAACTAACTGAGACGTGTTGGTACTTTGGAGACACTTTCTGTGttctgtatttaatattaattggGCTTATTTTCTCAGCATCTCTTGGTAATTTGGTTTTAATTGCTGTTGATCGTTATGTGGCTGTGTGTCACCCTTTACTGTACCCACAGAAAATAACCATCACTAACATGTTAAAGAGTATCTGTCTGAGCTGGCTTTACTACTCTGCTTATAACACTGCCTTTGTAAATAACAATGGATATTTTGACACTTCACACAGAACAGATGTGTGTTATGGAGAGTGTTCAGACATGGTGAGTTTTAGTTGGATAGTCATTGATCtgttcatgtgttttatttttccttgTGTTATAATGATAACTTTATATCTGAGGATTTTCTATGTAGTTCATCAGCAAGTGAAGGTTATAAACTCTCTGATGAAGGGTGGTAAATGTGTAACGGAGGGTTCATCAAAGAGGAAATCTGAGAGTAAAGCTGCTCTGACTTTAGGAATCATTGTGTTAGTTTATCTGCTTTGCTATATCCCATACTATATTTGTTCTTTATCTGTAAACTCTTCCACAGCTATAACAGTTTTAATATGGGTTGCATATGCTAACTCAGGTGTGAATCCTCTGGTATATGCTTTATTTTACCCCTGGTTTAAAAAGACAGTTAAACACATCTTAACTTTGAAAATATGTCAGTCGGCATCTTCTCTGGTCAATATATTTACAGAAAATGAATTGTAA
- the LOC130236658 gene encoding trace amine-associated receptor 13c-like has protein sequence MAYETEDQETQYCFPDINSSCVKGKRSRYEYNIMYVFVSLLSAWTVFLNLLVIISISHFKKLHTPTNMIILSLAVNDLLIGLIVMPIQAIKHIETCWYFGQTFCGFYLILIGLIFSASLSNLVLIAVDRYVAVCHPLLYPQKITITNMLMSICLSWLYYSAYNTAFVINNGSFDISHRTNVCYGRCSVMVSFSWITTDLFMSFILPCFIMITLYSRIFYVVHQQVKVINSLMKGGKCVTEGSAKRKSESKAALTLGIIVSVYLLCYIPYYICTLFVNSSTTITVLSWAVCANSGVNPLVYALFYSSFKKTVKHILTLKVFQPTSYLFRIFK, from the coding sequence ATGGCCTATGAGACAGAGGATCAGGAGACTCAATACTGCTTTCCTGACATCAACTCATCATGTGTTAAAGGAAAACGCTCCAGATATGaatataatatcatgtatgtgtttgtgtcattgctgtcagcatggactgtgtttctgaacctgctggtgatcatctccatctctcacttcaaGAAGCTTCACACTCCAACCAACATGATTATTCTCTCTCTGGCTGTAAATGATCTGCTTATTGGCCTTATTGTGATGCCCATACAGGCCATCAAACATATTGAGACATGTTGGTACTTTGGACAAACTTTCTGTGGATTCTATTTAATATTAATTGGGCTTATTTTCTCAGCATCTCTTAGTAATTTGGTTTTAATTGCTGTTGATCGTTATGTGGCTGTGTGTCACCCTTTACTGTACCCACAGAAAATAACCATCACTAACATGTTAATGAGTATCTGTCTGAGCTGGCTTTACTACTCTGCCTATAACACTGCCTTTGTAATTAATAATGGAAGTTTTGACATTTCACACAGAACAAATGTCTGTTATGGACGGTGTTCAGTCATGGTGAGTTTTAGTTGGATCACCACTGATCTGTTCATGTCTTTTATTCTTCCCTGTTTCATAATGATAACTTTATATTCAAGAATTTTCTATGTGGTTCATCAGCAAGTGAAGGTTATAAACTCTCTGATGAAGGGTGGTAAATGTGTAACGGAGGGTTCAGCAAAGAGGAAATCTGAGAGTAAAGCTGCTCTGACTTTAGGAATCATTGTGTCAGTTTATCTGCTTTGCTATATCCCATACTATATCTGTACTTTATTTGTAAACTCCTCCACAACTATAACTGTTTTGTCGTGGGCTGTATGTGCTAACTCAGgtgtgaatcctctggtttatgctttattttacagctcatttaaaaaaactgttaaacacaTCTTAACTCTTAAAGTATTTCAGCCGACATCCTATCTGTTCCgtatttttaaataa
- the LOC130236587 gene encoding trace amine-associated receptor 13c-like, with product MAYETEDQETQYCFPDINSSCVKGKRSRHEYNIMYVFFSLLSAWTVFLNLLVIISISHFKKLHTPTNMIILSLAVNDLLLGLIMMPVEAIRLIETCWYFGETFCVVYLILIGLIFSASLSNLVLIAVDRYVAVCHPLLYPQKITITNMLKSICLCWVCYSAYNTAFVINNGYLNSSQRTDVCYGQCLIMMSFSWTLSDLSICFIFPCVIMITLYLRIFYVVHQQVKVINSLMKGGKCVTKGSVKRKSESKAALTLGIIVSVYLLCYIPYYICTLFVSSSTTITVLMWTVHANSGMNPLVYAIFYPWFKKTAKLILTLKICQSASSLVNIFTENEL from the coding sequence ATGGCCTATGAGACAGAGGATCAGGAGACTCAATACTGCTTTCCTGACATCAACTCATCATGTGTTAAAGGAAAACGCTCCAGACATGaatataatatcatgtatgtgtttttttcattgctatcagcatggactgtgtttctgaatctgctggtgatcatctccatctctcacttcaaGAAGCTTCACACTCCAACCAACATGATTATTCTCTCTCTGGCTGTAAATGATCTGCTTCTTGGACTTATTATGATGCCTGTGGAGGCCATCAGACTGATTGAGACGTGTTGGTACTTTGGAGAAACTTTCTGTGttgtgtatttaatattaattggGCTTATTTTCTCAGCATCTCTTAGTAATTTGGTTTTAATTGCTGTTGATCGTTATGTGGCTGTGTGTCACCCTTTACTGTACCCACAGAAAATAACCATCACTAACATGTTAAAGAGTATCTGTCTGTGCTGGGTTTGCTACTCAGCTTATAACACTGCCTTTGTAATTAATAATGGATATTTAAACTCTTCACAGAGAACAGATGTGTGTTATGGACAATGTTTAATCATGATGAGTTTTAGTTGGACACTCAGTGATCTgtccatttgttttatttttccctgtgtcatAATGATAACTTTATATCTGAGGATTTTCTATGTAGTTCATCAGCAAGTGAAGGTTATAAACTCTCTGATGAAGGGTGGTAAATGTGTAACGAAGGGTTCAGTGAAGAGGAAATCTGAGAGTAAAGCTGCTCTGACTTTAGGAATTATTGTGTCTGTTTATCTGCTTTGCTATATCCCATACTATATCTGTACTTTATTTGTAAGCTCCTCCACAACTATAACTGTTTTAATGTGGACTGTGCATGCTAATTCAGGTATGAATCCTCTGGTTTATGCTATATTTTACCCCTGGTTTAAAAAGACAGCTAAACTCATCTTAACTCTGAAAATATGTCAGTCGGCATCTTCTCTGGTCAATATATTTACAGAAAATGAATTGTAA
- the LOC130236629 gene encoding trace amine-associated receptor 13c-like, giving the protein MAYETEDQETQYCFPDINSSCVKGKRSRHEYNIMYVFFSLLSAWTVFLNLLVIISISHFKKLHTPTNMIILSLAVNDLLIGLIVMPVQAIKLTETCWYFGDTFCGFYLILIGLIFSASLSNLVLIAVDRYVAVCHPLLYPQKITITNMLMSICLSWLYYSAYNTAFVINNGSFDTSHRTDVCYGRCSVMMSFSWIVIDLFVCFILPCVIMITLYLRIFYVVHQQVKVINSLMKGGKCVTEGSAKRKSESKAALTLGIIVSVYLLCYIPYYICTLFVNSSTTITVLTWAVHANSGVNPLVYALFYSSFKKTVKLILTLKIFQPTSYLFSIFK; this is encoded by the coding sequence ATGGCCTATGAGACAGAGGATCAGGAGACTCAATACTGCTTTCCTGACATCAACTCATCATGTGTTAAAGGAAAACGCTCCAGACATGaatataatatcatgtatgtGTTCTTTTCACTGCTGTCAGCATGGACTGTGTTTCTGAACCTGCTggtgatcatctccatctctcacttcaaGAAGCTTCACACTCCAACCAACATGATTATTCTCTCTCTGGCTGTAAATGATCTGCTTATTGGCCTTATTGTGATGCCCGTACAGGCCATCAAACTAACTGAGACGTGTTGGTACTTTGGAGACACTTTCTGTGGtttctatttaatattaattGGGCTTATTTTCTCTGCATCTCttagtaatttagttttaatCGCTGTTGACCGTTATGTGGCTGTGTGTCACCCTTTACTGTACCCACAGAAAATAACCATCACTAACATGTTAATGAGTATCTGTCTGAGCTGGCTTTACTACTCCGCTTATAACACTGCATTTGTAATTAATAATGGAAGTTTTGACACTTCACACAGAACAGATGTGTGTTATGGACGGTGTTCAGTCATGATGAGTTTTAGTTGGATAGTCATtgatctgtttgtgtgttttattcttCCCTGTGTCATAATGATAACTTTATATCTGAGGATTTTCTATGTAGTTCATCAGCAAGTGAAGGTTATAAACTCTCTGATGAAGGGTGGTAAATGTGTAACAGAGGGTTCAGCAAAGAGGAAATCTGAGAGTAAAGCTGCTCTGACTTTAGGAATCATTGTGTCAGTTTATCTGCTTTGCTATATCCCATACTATATCTGTACTTTATTTGTAAACTCCTCTACAACTATAACTGTTTTGACGTGGGCTGTTCATGCTAACTCAGgtgtgaatcctctggtttatgctttattttacagctcatttaaaaaaactgttaaacttaTCTTAACTCTGAAAATATTTCAGCCGACATCCTATCTGTTcagtatttttaaataa
- the LOC130236606 gene encoding trace amine-associated receptor 13c-like: MKGQKGEQNKLLTGGDSLMAYETEDLETQYCFPHINSSCVKEQRSRHEYNFMYVFFSLLSAWTVFLNLLVIISISHFKKLHTPTNMIILSLSVADMLIGLIVIPIQAIKQIETCWYFGHTFCGLNFILIGVIFSASFSNLVLIAVDRYVAVCHPLQYPQKITMAKMLMCICLCWVYYSAYNTALVINNGYFDTSYRTDVCYGQCFIMMSFSWTLTDLFMCFIFPCVIMITLYSRIFYVVHQQVKVINSLMKGGKCVTEGSVKRKSESKAALTLGIIVSVYLLCYIPYYICTLTVNSSTTITVLEWTVYTNSGVNPLIYALFYHWFKKTAKLILTLKIFQPGSSLINIFTEIEL; encoded by the coding sequence ATGAAAGGACAGAAAGGAGAGCAGAACAAACTCCTAACAGGAGGAGACTCACTCATGGCCTATGAGACAGAGGATCTGGAGACTCAATACTGCTTTCCTCACATCAACTCATCATGCGTCAAGGAACAACGCTCCAgacatgaatataatttcatGTATGTGTTCTTTTCACTGCTGTCAGCATGGACTGTGTTTCTCAACCTGCTggtgatcatctccatctctcacttcaagaagcttcacactccaaccaacatgattattctctctctgtctgtggcTGACATGCTTATTGGCCTTATTGTGATACCCATACAGGCCATCAAACAGATTGAGACATGTTGGTACTTTGGACACACTTTCTGTGgactcaattttattttaattggggTGATTTTCTCAGCATCTTttagtaatttagttttaattgctGTTGATCGTTATGTGGCTGTGTGTCACCCTTTACAGTACCCACAGAAAATAACCATGGCCAAAATGTTAATGTGTATCTGTCTGTGCTGGGTTTATTACTCTGCTTATAACACTGCCCTTGTAATTAATAATGGATATTTTGACACTTCATACAGAACAGATGTGTGTTATGGACAGTGTTTCATCATGATGAGTTTTAGTTGGACACTCACTGATCtgttcatgtgttttatttttccctgtgtcatAATGATAACTTTATATTCAAGAATTTTCTATGTAGTTCATCAGCAAGTGAAGGTTATAAACTCTCTGATGAAGGGTGGTAAATGTGTAACGGAGGGTTCAGTGAAGAGGAAATCTGAGAGTAAAGCTGCTCTAACATTAGGAATCATTGTGTCAGTTTATCTGCTTTGCTATATCCCATACTATATCTGTACTTTAACTGTAAACTCTTCCACAACTATAACTGTTTTGGAATGGACTGTGTATACTAACTCAGGTGTGAATCCTCtgatttatgctttattttatcaCTGGTTTAAAAAGACAGCTAAACTCATCTTGACTCTGAAAATATTTCAGCCAGGATCCTCTCTGATCAATATTTTTACAGAAATTGAACTGTAA